One Anabaena sphaerica FACHB-251 DNA window includes the following coding sequences:
- a CDS encoding glycosyltransferase family 4 protein, translating to MRIAWIGKKSPFCGNVTYSREITNGLLDRGHDVSFLHFAQEESEPNNWPNFKEVSLPFIYKSQVYTIPTFKATKVLTESLREIKPDIVHASLTLSTLDFVLPEICQELNLPLIATFHTPFAGKGAKLISGTQLLAYQLYAPFLDHYDRVIVFSQIQRELLAKMGVREEKIAVIPNGVDIVKYSPGVSDIKKEFNAERLFVYQGRIAPEKNVESLLRAWKQSDMDVNSKLLIVGDGPLRASLEPFYGSEYGIIWLGFVASEERRIEILRGADVFILPSLVEGLSLSLLEAMSCGLACLATDVGADGEVLEKGAGVVISTRSVRSQLKTLLPLFQDHPELTILLGQKARKRVLERYTINDNITRLEELYTKVVAQRPLTLSWGG from the coding sequence ATGCGTATAGCCTGGATTGGAAAAAAATCACCATTTTGCGGTAATGTTACCTACAGTCGAGAAATTACAAACGGATTATTAGACAGGGGACATGATGTAAGTTTTCTCCACTTTGCTCAGGAGGAATCTGAACCAAATAATTGGCCTAATTTTAAAGAAGTTTCCTTACCTTTTATTTATAAATCCCAGGTTTACACTATTCCCACTTTCAAAGCAACTAAGGTTTTAACCGAATCGCTGCGGGAAATTAAACCGGATATAGTTCATGCTTCTTTGACTCTATCAACTCTGGATTTCGTTTTACCAGAAATTTGTCAAGAATTAAATTTACCCCTAATTGCGACTTTCCACACTCCCTTTGCTGGTAAAGGGGCAAAATTAATCTCTGGTACGCAACTTTTGGCTTATCAGTTATACGCACCTTTTTTAGATCACTATGATCGGGTAATTGTCTTTTCCCAAATTCAAAGAGAATTATTAGCAAAAATGGGAGTCAGGGAAGAAAAAATAGCTGTTATTCCTAACGGTGTTGATATTGTTAAATACTCTCCTGGTGTTTCTGATATCAAAAAAGAATTTAATGCAGAACGTTTGTTTGTTTACCAAGGCCGTATTGCTCCCGAAAAAAATGTAGAATCTCTATTACGGGCTTGGAAACAGTCAGATATGGATGTTAATAGCAAGCTACTGATAGTTGGTGATGGTCCGTTGAGAGCATCTTTAGAACCATTTTATGGGTCTGAATATGGGATTATCTGGCTAGGGTTTGTGGCCAGTGAAGAACGCCGCATAGAAATTTTACGGGGTGCAGATGTATTTATTTTACCTTCTTTAGTAGAAGGTCTTTCTCTGTCTTTGTTAGAAGCAATGTCCTGTGGTTTGGCTTGTTTAGCTACTGATGTCGGTGCAGATGGGGAAGTATTGGAAAAAGGCGCTGGTGTAGTTATTAGTACCAGGTCGGTGCGATCGCAACTCAAAACCCTTTTGCCTCTGTTCCAAGATCATCCAGAATTAACAATATTGCTGGGACAAAAAGCGAGAAAGCGGGTCTTAGAACGCTATACTATAAATGATAATATTACTCGGCTGGAAGAACTTTATACTAAGGTTGTAGCACAGCGCCCTTTAACACTCAGTTGGGGTGGTTAG
- a CDS encoding Uma2 family endonuclease — protein MIIAQELESQQNISQDVIFPPGDLYSDEPPLETELHLEQIILLIKCLKWLWKGRNDFYAAGNLTIYYSPNQKKSEYFRGPDFFVVSGTERKTRKSWVVWEEDGKYPNLILEILSPTTANTDREFKKELYQNTFRTPDYFWFDPYTLEFAGFHLLDGEYQPLTANEKGHLWSHQLGLYLGIHDGLLRYFTAEGNLVPTPEESAEQEAHKAARLAAKLRELNIDPETI, from the coding sequence ATGATCATTGCACAAGAATTAGAGTCTCAACAAAACATTTCCCAAGATGTGATTTTTCCCCCTGGTGATTTATATAGTGATGAACCTCCCTTGGAAACAGAACTGCATCTAGAGCAAATTATCCTCTTAATTAAATGTCTCAAATGGTTGTGGAAAGGTAGAAATGATTTCTATGCTGCTGGAAATCTGACTATTTACTATAGTCCCAATCAGAAAAAATCAGAATATTTCCGGGGTCCAGATTTTTTTGTTGTCTCAGGAACTGAACGCAAAACGCGTAAAAGTTGGGTAGTTTGGGAAGAAGATGGTAAATATCCTAATCTCATTTTAGAAATTCTCTCACCAACTACAGCAAATACAGATAGAGAATTTAAAAAAGAACTTTATCAAAATACTTTCCGTACACCGGATTATTTTTGGTTCGATCCTTATACATTAGAATTTGCAGGTTTTCATTTATTAGATGGAGAATATCAACCTCTAACAGCAAATGAAAAAGGACATCTTTGGAGTCATCAGTTAGGTTTATATTTAGGAATTCATGATGGTTTATTGCGGTATTTTACAGCAGAAGGAAATTTAGTTCCTACCCCTGAAGAAAGCGCGGAACAAGAAGCTCACAAAGCAGCACGTTTAGCTGCAAAATTGAGAGAATTAAATATTGATCCTGAGACAATTTAA
- a CDS encoding AAA family ATPase, with the protein MKPENTNLFFSRLQSLWENARTALSQGVDEDNNNASASGISKFVQDTVELQVSIKPMIKQIKLPESKNTQQNTNILETEQVIVVVGANGSGKTRLGTWLEFESEDVDKIHRISAQKSLSIPRNISPKSLESAEYNLRLGIRNQDIDYRKLTFRFDNIKNQELSHITKKEFLRDLKKQERWDSKPATFLLNDFPELLNYLFSDNYEAILKFKETLNKHFERIEPPVTKLDKVKNIWEYLLPHRELIIKSSCIEAKIKEDYSSYHASEMSDGERVIFYLIGQCLTAPENGIIIIDEPEIHLHKSIQRKLWDSVEKERKDCIFIYLTHDLEFASTRFGSKKICLNSFDGNQFDWYEVPETEDFPESVYLEVIGSRSPVLFIEGENSSHDLQLYKYIYPDFTIKPLSSCEKVIEAVKTFNSLNSLHNVQSFGIIDRDYKSEEHIKAYAKHRVYAPEFAEVENIFLIEEVLFAVAEQLCITSPEDVVSKVKNWVMNEFNRLKETYALEATSYRINLILNSFNGKSQSFEKLEKSVENLKNTVDVRKIYEENIQYAEAVISEQNYNEVLKIFNHKGLLGQVGKFFDIKPSAYAQKVKDIIQCGNLEIVQCMRKKMPELK; encoded by the coding sequence ATGAAGCCAGAGAATACAAACTTGTTTTTTTCAAGACTGCAATCTTTATGGGAAAATGCTCGTACAGCTTTATCTCAAGGAGTTGATGAAGATAATAATAATGCTAGTGCTTCTGGCATATCTAAATTTGTACAAGATACTGTTGAACTTCAAGTTTCTATTAAACCCATGATTAAACAAATAAAATTACCTGAATCTAAAAATACTCAACAAAATACCAATATTTTAGAAACAGAACAAGTGATTGTTGTAGTTGGTGCAAATGGTAGTGGTAAAACTCGATTAGGTACATGGCTTGAGTTTGAGTCTGAAGATGTGGATAAAATCCACCGTATATCAGCACAAAAATCTTTATCAATACCAAGAAATATTAGTCCAAAATCATTAGAGTCAGCAGAATATAATTTGCGCTTGGGTATAAGAAATCAGGATATAGATTATAGAAAATTAACATTTAGGTTTGACAATATAAAGAATCAAGAATTGAGCCATATAACTAAGAAAGAATTTTTACGTGATCTTAAAAAACAAGAACGTTGGGATTCTAAACCTGCTACTTTCTTATTAAATGATTTTCCCGAACTTTTGAACTATTTATTTTCAGATAACTATGAAGCAATACTTAAATTCAAAGAAACATTGAATAAGCATTTTGAAAGAATTGAACCACCAGTTACAAAACTAGATAAAGTAAAAAATATTTGGGAATATTTGCTTCCTCATCGTGAATTGATAATTAAAAGTAGTTGTATAGAAGCAAAAATTAAAGAAGATTATAGTAGTTACCATGCCTCAGAAATGAGTGATGGAGAGAGAGTTATTTTCTATTTGATAGGTCAATGTCTTACTGCTCCTGAAAATGGAATTATTATAATTGATGAACCGGAAATACATTTACATAAATCGATCCAAAGAAAGCTATGGGACTCAGTGGAAAAAGAGAGAAAAGATTGTATTTTTATATATCTCACACATGATCTAGAATTTGCATCTACAAGATTTGGGAGCAAAAAAATCTGTCTGAATAGCTTTGATGGAAATCAATTTGATTGGTATGAAGTTCCAGAAACAGAAGATTTTCCAGAATCCGTTTATTTAGAAGTGATTGGTAGTAGAAGTCCTGTTCTCTTTATAGAAGGAGAAAACTCATCTCACGACTTACAACTTTATAAATATATATACCCTGATTTCACAATAAAGCCATTGTCTTCATGTGAAAAAGTTATCGAAGCAGTAAAAACTTTTAACTCTTTAAATAGTTTACACAATGTTCAGTCATTCGGAATTATTGATAGAGATTATAAGAGTGAAGAACATATCAAAGCTTATGCAAAGCATAGAGTTTATGCACCTGAATTTGCGGAGGTTGAAAATATATTTCTGATTGAAGAAGTGTTATTTGCCGTTGCTGAACAACTTTGTATAACTTCGCCAGAGGATGTAGTTAGTAAAGTTAAAAATTGGGTAATGAATGAATTTAATAGATTGAAAGAAACCTATGCTTTAGAAGCTACTTCTTACCGCATAAACCTTATTCTGAATAGTTTTAATGGTAAGTCTCAATCTTTTGAGAAACTGGAAAAGAGTGTAGAAAATTTGAAAAATACAGTAGATGTTAGAAAAATTTATGAGGAAAATATACAATATGCAGAAGCGGTAATTTCTGAACAAAATTATAATGAGGTGTTAAAAATATTTAATCATAAAGGGTTGCTTGGGCAGGTAGGTAAGTTTTTTGATATTAAACCTAGTGCTTATGCCCAGAAAGTGAAAGATATTATTCAGTGTGGTAATTTAGAGATAGTTCAGTGTATGAGAAAGAAAATGCCAGAACTTAAATAA